Sequence from the Fusobacterium sp. IOR10 genome:
TTTTAATCCTACTGCTGCACCTGCTGCTGCAAAGAAAATACAATAGAAAAACTTATTAATAACACCTTTATCAAATGAAAATTGAATTATTCCAGTATTATGTAGTATTAAAGCAATTACTGCAAATAATAATCCACCTACAACTGAAGCAGGAATACAGTATTTTTTCAAAGTACCAAATCTTCCTCTTAAATAATTTCCTATCCATATTAGTAATACTGTAAATCCAACTGTTTGAAACATGTCAACTTTAACGCTCAACATAAAACCACTCTCCTTATCTCTTTTTTATTTTAAAATCCCCTTTTCTTTATAATACTTAATTGCCCCATTATGAAATGGAATTTTTATATTTTCTAAAGAATTCTCTAAAAAAACATTCCTTCTAATAACTTCGTGTTCATTTTTTAATTCATCTAAATTTTCTATAATACTTTTTGTTATATCATATACTACCTTATCTGATAATCTAGCATCACAAATAACTATATCTTTAACACCAACAGTATAAACATCTTTTTTTAAATTATAAATTTTTTTGTTTATAATCTCTTTATGAAAAAAAGCATGGCTATCCACCAATTTTTTTATTTTATCATTACTCATGGAAACAAATCCTATATCTATTTCCTTTTGTAAATTTGTTATAACTGGATTGGGAATACCATTAGTTAAAAATATTGCATCTAAAACTCCTTTTTTTAATTGTTCTACCAATTCTCCAGGAGAGGCATATGTTACTTCAGTATCAGAATAATTCATATTATGAACTTCATATATCAGTCTGGCATTTAATTCCACACCTGAATTGTAAACTCCTAAC
This genomic interval carries:
- a CDS encoding TAXI family TRAP transporter solute-binding subunit, with amino-acid sequence MKCEKKNILLILLLMILSLTSLGVETREGGTQGKKFITIGTAPISGLFYPIGLSFSRFIKEAGYNCSVRSTGGSGDNIDLILDDKVEIAIAMSDSVVQAYKGTGAYENREAAKGLRCIMGLHYNYVQIITRKNSNIKKFEDLKGKKVGLGVYNSGVELNARLIYEVHNMNYSDTEVTYASPGELVEQLKKGVLDAIFLTNGIPNPVITNLQKEIDIGFVSMSNDKIKKLVDSHAFFHKEIINKKIYNLKKDVYTVGVKDIVICDARLSDKVVYDITKSIIENLDELKNEHEVIRRNVFLENSLENIKIPFHNGAIKYYKEKGILK